In one Gemmatimonadota bacterium genomic region, the following are encoded:
- the nuoD gene encoding NADH dehydrogenase (quinone) subunit D encodes MGVDGQPARAPVFPVGVEPELHGEHMLLNLGPPHPATHGVLRLVLELDGETVIRCIPHIGYLHSSFEKLGEYRNWNQIIPLTDRMDYLAPLIYNCAFAMAVEKLMGIQVTERCKVVRVICMELDRIFSHLLWLGTTAIDIGAFTVFLWTFQERERIHNLHEAYTGARMTTSATRIGGMMADLPAGWTDALQQFMDTFPRTLDEVETLLTNNQIWIGRNRDVGVIRGEEAINSGLSGPNLRASGVAYDVRKDRPYYDYESYDFEVPVGEHGDCYDRYLLRMEEMRQSLRILEQALERLPGGPINMDDPRKILPSKTDCMSDMESMIHHFKVVMEGVPAPPGESWFSVESSKGELGMYVVSDGGSKPVRWRVRGPSFINLSALPRMVEGHLLSDVIAVNASLDIVLGEIDR; translated from the coding sequence ATGGGGGTGGACGGGCAGCCCGCGAGGGCGCCGGTCTTCCCCGTCGGCGTGGAGCCGGAGCTCCACGGCGAGCACATGCTGCTCAACCTCGGGCCGCCGCACCCCGCAACGCACGGGGTGCTGCGGCTCGTTTTGGAGCTGGATGGCGAGACCGTCATCCGCTGCATCCCGCATATCGGCTACCTGCACTCGAGCTTCGAGAAGCTGGGCGAGTACCGCAACTGGAACCAGATCATCCCGCTGACCGACCGGATGGACTACCTGGCGCCGCTGATCTACAACTGCGCGTTCGCCATGGCGGTCGAGAAGCTCATGGGCATCCAGGTCACCGAGCGCTGCAAGGTCGTGCGGGTGATCTGCATGGAGCTGGACCGGATCTTCAGTCACCTGCTCTGGCTGGGCACCACGGCCATCGACATTGGCGCCTTCACCGTGTTCCTGTGGACGTTCCAGGAGCGGGAGCGGATCCACAACCTGCATGAAGCCTACACGGGTGCGCGTATGACCACTTCGGCCACGCGCATCGGCGGGATGATGGCGGACCTGCCGGCCGGCTGGACGGACGCGCTGCAGCAGTTCATGGACACGTTCCCGCGCACGCTGGACGAAGTCGAGACGTTGCTCACGAACAATCAGATCTGGATCGGCCGCAACCGGGACGTGGGCGTGATCCGTGGGGAGGAGGCCATCAACTCGGGGCTTTCCGGGCCGAATCTGCGGGCGTCCGGCGTGGCGTACGACGTGCGCAAGGACCGGCCGTACTACGACTACGAGAGCTACGACTTCGAGGTCCCCGTGGGCGAGCACGGCGACTGCTACGACCGTTACCTGCTGCGCATGGAAGAGATGCGCCAGAGTCTGCGCATCCTCGAGCAGGCCCTGGAGCGGCTGCCGGGCGGCCCCATCAACATGGATGACCCGCGCAAGATCCTGCCCTCCAAGACGGACTGCATGAGCGACATGGAATCCATGATCCACCACTTCAAGGTGGTCATGGAGGGAGTGCCGGCGCCGCCGGGCGAGAGCTGGTTCAGCGTCGAGAGTTCAAAGGGCGAGCTGGGCATGTACGTGGTGAGCGACGGCGGGTCCAAGCCTGTGCGCTGGCGCGTTCGCGGTCCCAGCTTCATCAACCTGTCCGCCCTGCCCAGGATGGTCGAGGGCCATCTCCTCTCGGACGTCATCGCGGTGAACGCGAGCCTGGACATCGTGCTCGGGGAGATCGACCGGTGA
- a CDS encoding NAD(P)H-dependent oxidoreductase subunit E produces the protein MMKQTGAPFRNPGWAGETGDFQHLTESDIRGTAYVGARPVDGGHPGVACSYPYQLEARNPEAPLFEGGYRERLQKILSRYPDKRAALLPVLNLAHEIRGHLSAQAMEAVAGVLGVTPAYVRGVATFYTMYNKRPVGRFLVQVCTNVSCNLCGADDVLAAFLGHTGTEPGETSADGRYTVIEVECLGACGFPTAVQINDRYYENVSAADVPRILEWLGREPIERPLAAVATGAGAVAEQARGRARGRRGSRVPDPEPEPQPQPQPEAGQGRRPGK, from the coding sequence GTGATGAAGCAGACTGGCGCGCCGTTTCGGAACCCCGGGTGGGCGGGCGAGACGGGCGATTTCCAGCACCTGACGGAGTCGGATATCCGGGGCACGGCCTACGTCGGCGCCCGCCCCGTGGATGGCGGCCACCCCGGCGTGGCCTGCTCCTACCCCTACCAGCTCGAGGCCCGTAATCCCGAGGCGCCGCTCTTCGAGGGCGGCTACCGCGAGCGGCTGCAGAAAATCCTTTCGCGCTACCCTGACAAACGCGCAGCCTTGCTGCCGGTGCTGAACCTGGCTCACGAGATCCGCGGCCACCTCTCGGCGCAGGCCATGGAGGCGGTAGCGGGCGTGCTGGGGGTCACCCCTGCGTATGTGCGCGGCGTGGCCACGTTCTACACCATGTACAACAAGCGGCCGGTGGGGCGGTTCCTGGTCCAGGTCTGCACCAACGTGTCGTGCAACCTTTGCGGCGCGGACGACGTGCTGGCTGCCTTCCTCGGGCACACCGGGACGGAGCCGGGCGAGACGTCGGCCGATGGCCGGTACACGGTGATCGAGGTCGAGTGCCTGGGCGCCTGCGGCTTCCCCACCGCGGTGCAGATCAATGATCGGTACTACGAGAATGTCTCGGCGGCGGACGTGCCGCGGATCCTCGAGTGGCTCGGGCGCGAGCCCATCGAGCGGCCGCTGGCCGCTGTAGCCACGGGGGCGGGCGCCGTGGCGGAGCAGGCCCGGGGTCGCGCTCGCGGGCGCCGGGGCTCGAGGGTCCCGGACCCCGAGCCCGAGCCCCAGCCCCAGCCCCAGCCCGAGGCGGGGCAGGGGAGGAGGCCGGGGAAGTAA
- the nuoF gene encoding NADH-quinone oxidoreductase subunit NuoF, which translates to MAYPYRHPRETRVLSEYFGDPAARSLAGWRERGGYRALEKALGMPPEAVVEEVKQSGLRGRGGAGFPTGVKWGFMPKNSGQAHYLLVNADESEPGAFKDRELCRWTPHQLLEGSLISAYAIRAQHVYIYIRGEFFEAAQILGRAVEEVYAAGLAGADVLGSGTHIDITLHLGAGAYICGEETGLMNSLEGRRGQPRIKPPYPAVSGVFGKPTTVNNVETLCAVPHIITKGAAWYRSLGTEKSPGTKLYNVSGHVVRRGNFEFPLGFNLKELIFDVCGGIAAGRSLKAVIPGGSSVPILAADEIDIPMDYEAVLEAGSMLGTASVIVMDESTCMVKQVRRIVEFYAHESCGQCTPCREGTVWLGRILRRIEEGRGTEEDLDTLLELCRNVTGTTICVLSDSAAAPVASSIQKFRDEYLAHIRQGVCSARSMAAA; encoded by the coding sequence ATGGCGTACCCCTACCGGCACCCGCGCGAGACTCGCGTGCTGAGCGAGTATTTTGGCGACCCGGCGGCCCGCAGCCTGGCCGGCTGGCGGGAGCGCGGCGGCTACCGGGCTCTCGAGAAAGCGCTAGGCATGCCGCCGGAGGCGGTGGTCGAGGAGGTCAAGCAGAGCGGGCTGCGGGGCCGGGGGGGCGCGGGCTTTCCCACGGGCGTGAAGTGGGGGTTCATGCCCAAGAACAGTGGGCAGGCCCATTACCTCCTGGTGAATGCCGATGAATCGGAGCCGGGCGCGTTCAAGGACCGGGAGCTGTGCCGCTGGACGCCGCACCAGTTGCTCGAGGGTTCGCTGATCAGCGCCTACGCTATCCGTGCGCAGCATGTCTACATCTACATTCGCGGCGAGTTCTTCGAGGCGGCGCAGATCCTGGGGCGGGCGGTCGAGGAAGTCTATGCCGCCGGGCTGGCCGGCGCCGACGTGCTGGGCTCGGGCACGCACATCGACATTACGCTGCACCTGGGCGCCGGCGCCTACATCTGCGGCGAAGAGACGGGGCTCATGAACTCGCTCGAAGGGCGGCGCGGCCAGCCGCGGATCAAGCCCCCGTACCCGGCGGTTTCCGGCGTTTTTGGCAAGCCGACCACGGTCAACAACGTGGAGACGCTCTGCGCCGTGCCCCACATTATCACGAAGGGAGCGGCCTGGTACCGCTCCTTAGGGACGGAGAAGAGTCCGGGCACCAAGCTGTACAACGTCTCGGGCCATGTGGTGAGGCGTGGCAACTTCGAGTTCCCCCTCGGCTTCAACCTGAAGGAGCTGATCTTCGATGTTTGCGGCGGGATCGCCGCTGGCCGCTCGCTCAAGGCGGTGATCCCCGGGGGCAGCTCCGTGCCCATCCTGGCGGCGGACGAGATCGACATCCCCATGGATTACGAGGCGGTCCTCGAGGCGGGCAGCATGCTGGGCACCGCATCCGTCATCGTCATGGACGAATCCACCTGTATGGTGAAGCAGGTCCGGCGGATCGTCGAGTTCTACGCCCACGAGTCGTGCGGCCAGTGTACACCCTGTAGGGAAGGGACCGTGTGGCTGGGCCGCATCCTCCGCCGCATCGAGGAGGGACGCGGGACCGAGGAGGACCTGGACACGCTGCTCGAGTTGTGCCGCAACGTCACGGGCACCACCATCTGCGTGCTGAGCGACTCAGCGGCGGCGCCCGTGGCCAGCTCGATCCAGAAGTTCCGCGACGAGTACCTGGCGCATATCCGCCAGGGGGTGTGCTCGGCCCGCAGCATGGCGGCCGCCTGA
- a CDS encoding (2Fe-2S)-binding protein: protein MAKEARQTVTCTIDGRPVTVPKGVRIIEAAEQAGIGISHYCYHPGLSAPAMCRMCLVEVQGAPKLVPACVTTVTDGQVVLTESEKAREARTGVLEFYLYNHPLDCPVCDASGECKLQDYVFAEGRKHGRSFEAKRVLGQDDLGGDVAYDGDRCIMCTRCVRFMREIAGDDLLCVVQRGDRSVIDTFFERGLEASAWASNVIDICPVGALLSKDFLHKARAWDLDRTPSLCPNCAQGCNIDMDTRDNLVMRLRPRANPEVNSYWMCDYGRYRYEWFNLLDRVEEPMVRGPAGRLVRATWQEAVLGLVERLKVLRGETRARALAVASPFHANEDAGLLGRLLAVLGGGEAVFRSPRAEEEVVCPGFPRLARRRDLAANVRGLEAMGFRRVGDAAGTGGLDDEVSGKADVILVLGDPLADAAPDWAGDAALFVYLGAAPAAAAERADFVLPITQFAEQEGTFTNFEGRVQRFWPARQGPPLARPAWHVLGVVLAGLGDGVAPASAGHAFRRLSELYDEFAGLSYAQLGAGGALLNQRARLAAGSARGAEVG, encoded by the coding sequence ATGGCCAAGGAAGCCAGGCAGACGGTTACCTGCACGATTGACGGGCGGCCGGTTACGGTGCCCAAAGGCGTGCGTATCATCGAAGCCGCGGAGCAGGCCGGCATTGGCATCTCGCACTACTGCTACCACCCCGGCCTTTCTGCGCCCGCCATGTGCCGCATGTGCCTGGTCGAGGTGCAGGGCGCGCCCAAGCTCGTCCCCGCCTGCGTCACCACGGTCACGGACGGGCAGGTCGTGCTCACGGAGAGCGAGAAGGCCAGGGAAGCCCGCACCGGCGTGCTCGAGTTCTACCTCTACAACCACCCGCTCGACTGCCCCGTCTGCGACGCATCCGGCGAGTGCAAGCTCCAGGACTACGTGTTTGCCGAGGGGCGCAAGCACGGGCGCAGCTTCGAGGCCAAGCGGGTGCTGGGCCAGGACGATCTGGGTGGCGACGTCGCCTACGATGGCGATCGTTGCATCATGTGCACGCGTTGCGTCCGCTTCATGCGCGAGATCGCCGGGGATGACCTGCTGTGCGTGGTGCAGCGGGGCGACCGCTCGGTGATCGACACCTTCTTCGAACGCGGGCTCGAGGCCTCGGCGTGGGCCTCGAACGTGATCGACATCTGCCCCGTCGGCGCGCTGCTCTCGAAGGATTTCCTGCACAAGGCGCGGGCCTGGGACCTGGACCGCACGCCCTCCCTTTGCCCGAACTGCGCCCAGGGCTGCAACATTGACATGGACACGCGGGACAACCTGGTCATGCGGCTGAGGCCGCGCGCCAACCCCGAAGTGAACTCGTACTGGATGTGCGATTACGGCCGTTACCGTTACGAGTGGTTCAACCTGCTGGATCGGGTGGAGGAGCCCATGGTGCGCGGCCCGGCTGGCCGGCTGGTGCGCGCCACCTGGCAGGAAGCGGTGCTGGGGCTGGTGGAGCGGCTGAAGGTCCTGCGCGGGGAGACGCGGGCGCGCGCCCTGGCCGTTGCTTCCCCATTTCATGCCAATGAGGATGCGGGCCTGCTGGGGCGGCTCCTGGCCGTGCTGGGGGGCGGCGAAGCCGTCTTCCGGTCGCCACGCGCGGAGGAAGAAGTGGTCTGTCCGGGCTTTCCCAGGCTGGCGCGCCGGCGCGACCTGGCGGCCAACGTGCGCGGGCTGGAAGCTATGGGGTTCCGGCGCGTGGGCGATGCGGCCGGGACGGGCGGCCTGGATGACGAGGTCTCCGGGAAAGCCGACGTGATCCTGGTGCTGGGTGATCCTCTCGCGGACGCGGCGCCCGATTGGGCCGGCGACGCCGCGCTCTTTGTCTACCTGGGCGCAGCGCCGGCAGCGGCCGCAGAGCGAGCCGACTTTGTCCTGCCCATCACGCAGTTCGCGGAGCAGGAGGGCACGTTCACCAACTTCGAGGGTCGCGTGCAGCGCTTCTGGCCGGCGCGCCAGGGGCCGCCGCTGGCCCGGCCGGCCTGGCACGTGCTGGGCGTGGTGCTGGCCGGCCTGGGTGATGGAGTG